A window of the Fundulus heteroclitus isolate FHET01 unplaced genomic scaffold, MU-UCD_Fhet_4.1 scaffold_316, whole genome shotgun sequence genome harbors these coding sequences:
- the LOC118559542 gene encoding uncharacterized protein LOC118559542, with product MVIEETEEDLEAKAADIADLHAKIRNACFKLIQEAAQRRGKDVHIVDMYVVPTWKSKMGEPEAALLRDLSKDIIIPAWSQQQGKADHYLLCVLKPAKKELFLLDSLKPDGFGDSHFQSIFSDLAHHIAPGHWTTKVGKDIESFPHQITGNCCGIFILMYALSISTGAPFLFTERDMVHIRKWWCISLMERFQIEGHGQRFAHWTSETTALLKGSLEPIYRIPKSRKRKHEVVFPKDDRCFILELSACLLSEILGEVVLLEGDQAYMTLGLVCTTFRDIMSTVGFRRRVHFQWFDIFYRCC from the exons ATGGTGATTGAGGAGACAGAAGAAGACCTGGAGGCCAAGGCTGCAGACATTGCAGATCTCCATGCAAAG ATTAGAAACGCATGCTTCAAGCTGATTCAAGAAGCTGCCCAAAGACGT GGAAAAGATGTCCACATTGTAGACATGTACGTTGTTCCAACATGGAAGTCCAAAATGGGGGAGCCAGAGGCCGCTCTTCTC CGTGACCTGTCAAAAGACATAATCATCCCTGCCTGGAGCCAACAGCAAGGAAAAGCAGATCACTATTTGCTCTGC GTACTGAAGCCAGCAAAGAAAGAGCTCTTTTTGCTGGACTCTCTCAAACCAGATGGCTTTGGCGACAGTCATTTCCAAAGCATTTTTAG TGACCTCGCTCATCACATTGCTCCAGGCCATTGGACAACTAAGGTTGGAAAAGACATCGAG AGTTTCCCTCACCAGATCACCGGAAACTGTTGTGGCATCTTTAtattaatg TATGCCCTCAGCATCAGCACAGGTGCTCCATTCTTGTTTACTGAG agggACATGGTACACATTCGGAAGTGGTGGTGCATTAGTCTGATGGAACGATTCCAGATTGAAGG CCATGGTCAGAGGTTTGCACACTGGACTAGCGAGACTACAGCATTACTGAAAGGGTCACTGGAGCCAATATACAGGATCCCAAAGTCCAGAAAGAGGAAACATGAG GTTGTGTTTCCCAAAGATGACAGATGTTTCATATTGGAG TTGTCAGCATGTCTGCTCTCTGAGATCCTCGGGGAAGTGGTACTCCTAGAAGGAGATCAAGCTTACATGACACTGGGGCTGGTCTGCACCACCTTCAGAGACATCATGTCCACTGTAGGTTTCAGGAGACGGGTGCATTTTCAGTGGTTTGACA TTTTTTACAGGTGTTGCTAA